A stretch of DNA from Candidatus Cybelea sp.:
CCGAGACGCAGACGATATCGCCGGCATCGGCTTGCTCGACGTCGACTCGCTCGAGCCCGGCAAACGTTAAAAGGCTGGTCAGCCGCAACCCGCTGCTGGTGGTGCCGTCGCGCGTGAGCTTGACGATCGGGTCGTTTCGCCGAGCGGAGCCGCGAAATATCCGGCCGATCCCGACGCGGCCGACGTAGCGGTTGTGATCGATCGCCGATATGAGCAGCTGCAGCGGGCCTTCCTCTGCCGGAGCCTCCGGCACGTTTGCCGTGATGGCGGCAAAAAGCGGCTCGAGCGAGTCGCTTTCGTCCTCGAGCGAGGCTTTGGCAATGCCCGCCTTCGCGTTGGTGAACATCACGGGAAAGTCGGCTTGCTCGTCGTTGGCGCCCAGCTCGACGAAGAGGTCGAAGGTCTGGTTGACTACCTCTTGCGGGCGGGCGTCCCTTCGATCGATCTTGTTGACCACGACGATCGCGCGCAGATCCAGCTCGAGCGCCTTCCTTAACACGAAGCGCGTCTGCGGCATTACTCCCTCGGCCGCATCCACGAGCAGGAGCACCCCTTGAACCATCTGCAGCACCCGCTCGACCTCGCCGCCAAAGTCGGAGTGGCCGGGCGTGTCGACGATGTTGAATTTCACGTCCCCATGGCGAATCGACGTATTTTTCGACAGGATCGTGATCCCACGCTCGCGTTCGAGGGGATTGGAGTCCATGACCCGCGTCGCGACCAGCTGCCCTTCCCGAAAGACCCCGCTCTGCTTGAGCATGGCGTCGACGAGGGTCGTCTTGCCGTGATCGACGTGCGCGATGATGGCGACGTTGCGGATATCGGAGCGTGTCTTCATAAAATGGTCACGGCCAAGACTAGCGCGAACTGGTCGTCGATGGCAACCATCGAGACGGCACGCCTGCTCCTGCGCGGGTGGCGCGACGAGGACCTCGAGCCGTGGATCGCGATGAACGCCGATCCGCGCGTGAGCGAGTTCTTCGGAAGGGTGTACAGCCGAGCTCGCTCTCTTTCGCAGGCATCCGAGATGCGCGAGCGGCTGGAAGCGCGCGGCTACGGCTGGTGGGTCGTGCAAGCCCGCAGCGGTCCGTCTTTCGTCGGAGTGATCTGTCTGCAAGAAGTTCCATTCGAAGCGCCGTTTACGCCCGCGTACGAGGTCGGCTGGCGGTTTGGGGCGGAGAGCTTGGGGCACGGCTACGCGACCGAGGGTGCGCGCGGCGCGCTCGACTTTGCCTTCGAGTCGCTGCACTGGAGGGAAGTCGTGGCGTTCACCGCGGCGCCGAATCTTCGCTCGGCTCGCGTGATGCAGCGCCTGGGCATGACGCACGATCCGCGCGACGACTTCGACCACCCACGGCTGGAACCGGGCCACCCGCTGCGACGCCACGTGCTCTACCGGATTCGCGCCGGCTACGCCGCGCACGCTTGCTAGGGCCGCGGCCCAGCCTGACCGAAGCGCGAAAGACCACGCGGCCTCGGCGAGCAAGTGCCCGCCGAGCGATACAGAGCAAGCAAAACCCAAAAGGAGAGAGCAAAAAATGCGACGCCTCGCAATTACCGGGCTAACCATTGCGGTGCTGCTATTACCGTGCGGCGCTTCGGCAAAAACGGTCTCCGCCTTCGGCATCAAGGTTCAGCGCTGCGTCGTGGTAGAGAATGCGAATCACACGCAAACGACCGGCGTTAACGTGGTCTATTACAACACGCACCAAACCCCCGCAACCGAAGTCTACTTCTTCGTGAGCTATCACGGAACCAACTATACGCTGGTAGACCGGGGCACGTTCACGTACGATGCGCAGATTAACCACACGTTAACCAACGCGCTTTCCGGGGTGGTTTGGCAGGGTGATAAGCCGGATCTCTGCACGCCGTCGCGAGTTCTATTTGCAACCGGGAAGATTCTCGAATAGCGCAAACCTAAGCCGCGACATGCGCAGCGTTCTCATTGCCGGTGCGGCCGGCTTCATCGGCTCATACCTCGTCGATCGCTACCTCGCCGCCGATTGGCGCGTCGTCGGCGTCGATAATCTCTTAACCGGAAACGAGCGCAACTTGGACCGGGCGCGCGAATCGGATCGCTTTACGCTGCTCCGGCGAGACATCGCGATGGAGAACGACGATTTGGCGGCCGCGGTGGAGGCATCTGGTGCGGCGCCCGAACTGATTCTTCACTTCGCCTCGCCGGCGAGTCCGATCGACTACTTCGAGTTTCCGGTCGAGACGATGGCGGCGAACAGTTTGGGAACGCTGCACTGCCTGCAGGCGGTTCGCCGCTGGGGCGGCCGGTTTCTCTACGCCTCGACGTCGGAGAGCTACGGCGATCCGCTCGTCCACCCGCAGCGCGAAGACTACTGGGGAAACGTGAACCCGGTCGGGCCGCGTTCGTGCTACGACGAATCGAAGCGCTTCGGCGAAGCACTGACGATGGCGTTCGTGCGCTCCGCGGACGTAAATGCGCGAATCATCCGGATCTTCAATACCTACGGACCGCGCATGCGGCCCAACGACGGGCGCGTCGTTTCGAACTTTATCGTGCAGGCGTTGCGGGGGGAGCCCCTGACGATCTACGGCGACGGCAGTCAGACCCGTTCCTTTTGCTACGTCGACGATCTCGTCGAAGGTATCGTCCGCTGCGCCGCGAGCGAGAAGACCCGCGGACGCGTCGTGAATCTTGGGAACCCCGAAGAACACACGATGGCCGAGCTGGCAACACTTGCCAGCGAACTCGCGGGCGTGCCGCTCTCGATTGAAAGGCAGCCGGCTCGCGAGGACGACCCGGCACGCCGCCGCCCCGACATCGGGCTCGCGCGCGAACTATTGGATTGGGAGCCGAGAATCTCGTGCACGGACGGCTTGCGTCGAACTGTCGACGCCTTTCGCAGCGCAGACGGCCTTACTTCGTCACACTCACCGTTATGCCGATCGGGAGATCGAACGGCCCCTTGAGAACCTTGATCGGGGACCCGCCTGAGGGATATTTCCGGATCGCTGCATTGTCATTGCCTGCGTCGGCTGCAGCGACGTCAGGTTTCTGTATCCAAAACGCATCGATATCTCCTCCGCTGAGCTGGGTGACGCCAATCTCTTTGGCCTTGCGTCCGTGTATCGCGAAATGGTCGATGCCGGAAGTTTCCTGATCTCCGAGCGCCAGGTAGTTCGCGTACCACTGAAGCGGCCCAGGAAATCCAATACTCGGGCTGAGCGTGATGGAAACAAATTTGCTGCGGCCTTTGCGCAGCTCGACGAGACTGGGCGTACTGCCCGCAAAGCCGTCGGCGAAAAGATCGCCCTTGTCGTCATAAGCGGTGAAGTACGTCTCAGTCAGACCATCCGAGGTGGTCGTTCCCGAACCCGAGCCGCCAATAAAAACCACGACGCCGCTCCCACCGAGAATCGTCACCGCGAGGTTGCCGCTTGTGGAGTCGACCGCGCAGCCGGCAGGTTCACCGCCCGAGACGTTCAGCGTTTTTAGCGGCGTCGTGCCTCCATGGGCGAACTCCAAGACTTCATCCGAGCCCGATGCTACGACCCACCAGTTGCCGCTCTTTGCCGCGCACAAACCCTGCGGATCGGCAAATCCTCCAGAGATGAGACCTACATACTTACCTCCCGGGTACGTGAACACCAAGATGCTGCTGCTATAAAAGTTTGAAACGTAGACGAGGTCGCTCTTCTTCGCGTCCGGCGCTATCCACGATCGTCCCGGGCTGGGACGGGCCTCAGGAGCACGAACGCGGTGCGCCAGACTCATCGTAGTCTGAGCCGCGTTGGGCTGCCTCTGGTTTGGCCCGAGTTGCGAACCGCCGCCGCAGCCCGCCAGCAGCGCGACGGCCGTATAAATGGCTAATCTTCGGCTCCGGGGAAGCATAACCATCAGAGCTACCTCCTGTTGATTGTTTTGCAGCGCGGACGGCGCGCTACTTCGCTACACTGACCGTTATGCCGGCGGAGAGACCGTACGGGCCGGAGAGAAACCTGATCGGGGCCCCGCCTGAGGGATATTTCCAGATCGCTGCGGTTTCATTGCCTGCATCGGCCGCGACGACGTCCCGTTTTTGAATCCAAAACGCAATGATATCTGAGCCGCCGCCAAGCCGCGTAACGCCGATTTCTTTCGCGTTGCCTCCGTGTATGGCGAAATGGTAGATTGCGGAGGCTTCCTGGTCGCCGACTGCCAGATAACGCTCGTGCCACTGAACTCCGCCGGGAAATAAAAGGGCGCGACTCAGTTTTATGGGCACAAATGTGCTGCCTCCTTTGGGAAGCTCGACAAGGCCGGGCGAGCTGTCGCCTGAGAGGCCGTCGGCGAAAAGATTGCCCTTGTCGTCATAGCCGTCGAAGTAGGTCGAGGCCAAACCATCGGAGGTGGTCGTTCCCGAACCCGAGCCACGCGTAAAGACCACGACGCTGCCAGTACCCAGGATCGTAACCGCGAGATTGCCGGTGGTCGGGTCAACCGCGCAGCCCGCAGGTTCACCAGCGGAGACGTTCAGCGTTTTGAGCGGCATCGTGCCTCCGTGGGCGTACTCCAAGACTTCGTCTGCGTCCGCCGCAACGACCCACCAGTTGCCGTTCTTCGCCGCACACAAACCCTGTGCGTCTGCGCCTGTTGCGATGGAGCCGACATACTTCCCGCGCGGGTACGTGAAAGCCAAAATCCCCGCATGATAACCCCCCGAAACGTAGGCGAGGTCGCTCTGCTTGGCCTCAGGCGCTATCCACGACCACCCGAGAACGGTACGCGCTCCAGAAGCGGGAGCGACGCGCCCCAGACTCGTTGCTGTCTGAGGCGCGTTCGACTGGACCTGGGCTGGCTCGAGTTGCGAGCCGCCGCAGCCGGCGAGCAACGCAACGGCCGTGTAGATGCCTAGCGCGTTGCTCCGAGAACCCATCATCGCAGCCATCTCCCACAGTACTCTTGTCCTCACTTAAGGCTCGCTGTCGTTACGCCGGCTACTGAGGGACTGCGATGATATCGAGCTTCTTGAAACCCTTGTACGTCGCTACGAGTTTAGGCGCGACGCTCGAGAGCCACCCCTTGGCCGGCCGCGCAAAGGCATAGACGCATTCTTTATGGGCATCGGCCACGTAGGCGATCGATGCGTCGGCGTTGAGCGCGATGCCGCTGATCGAGCCAATCGGGTCGGGCACGCGGAACGACGATCCTCCCGAGGGCGACGAAATCGAGACGAGCCCGGGCCCACCGTCGACGGGCGTAAGGACGTCCTCTTCGTTATCCGCGGCTCCGCCGATCAGGGCGATCGTGCCGATGCCGAAGCAGCTGCCTTCGGTGTACTTGCCGCCGGCGCGCGTGAAGGGACGCACGCTCGCGAAGCCGCAGCCGCCCGAAACGATGACGTTCTTTCCGTTGGGCGTTGAGAGAACCGAGGCGGCGTTCTGCGAGTTCTGCACCACGACCGTCGGGCCGTGCTTGGTCATCTTTCCGCGAGGAAAGAAGTACACCGCCTGTTGGCCGTAGTCGCTGACGTAGACGTTGTCGTGCGCGTCGACGGAGATATCGGTCAGCGCCGGCGGACCCGATCCACCCTGCAAGGTCGGTGCGTCGAGTTGGCGCACGAGCGTGCCGGTATCGGTAAAGATCTGCACGCACGCGGCGCACGGTTTCGAGTTCGATTCAGTCAAGGTCGTGTAGATGCGGCCGTGCGCGTCGGCCGCAATTCCTTGCGGCGTTCCACCGCCGGGAGCGAACTGCTTGGTTACTTTTGCCTTTCCTTTTGCGATCGAAAAGACGGTAATCGTTCCGTTGGAGTAACTGAGATTGAAAAGCTCGGTGAGGGCACCCGAGGGTGCACGCTGCACGCTGCTGCCGGCCGGCGCCGTCCCGGTAAATGGAAGCGCACTCGGCGCCGGCGTTACGCTGGAACAACCCGCCAATACGAGCACTGCTGCGGCGAGAGAGGATAAAAATACGGTCTTCATGTTTCCTTATTTGCAGCGCGGTGTCCGAAATCATTCGCACATTTCCCAAGCGGGGCAGAGCTCGATTGGGTGCTGAACCGCCGCTTAGCAGTCCGACAGTTCGGCATGGCCTCGGTCAAAAGACGAAAGGAAAGCCTAGCCTAGCGAGGGGAAGGCCCTCCGGTGAGTAATGGGGAGCGGTCTACTCGGATAGAAGACGCCCACGAGCTTATTCGGGCGAATCCAGAATGGTATCACTCCATCGAGTTGGCGCCGGGCGTGGTCACGCCAGGGCGCGCGCCGATCGAAGTTTGGCTTGAAACGCTGCGCGTGCTCGATTTGCCCGATTTGCGCGGAAAGTCCGTCTTAGATATCGGTGCATACGATGGCTTTTTTTCGTTTGCCGCGGAGGGTCTTGGCGCCACCCGCGTCGTTGCGCTCGATGAGTACGTTTGGTGTACGGACATGGCGGCGTACATGCGTGATTGGAGAGCGGCGCGCGACAGCGGCAGTTCCGTTCCGTCGCCGCGCGACTCAGATTACTGGCGGCCGAGTGAGCTGCCCGGAAAGCGTCCTTTCGATGCGGCCCACCGATTCTTTGGGAGCAAAGTCGAACCGATCGTCGGGGACTTCATGACGGTCGATCCGGCCCGACTGGGACAGTTCGACGTCGTATTATTTCTCGGGATTCTTTATCACATGGAAGATCCGCTCGCAGCCATGAGGCGGGTGAAGGAATTCATGGCGCCGGGCGGGTTTCTCGGGATCGAAACCGAGGCCATGGAGATACCGGGAGCTCCGCCCGCCGCTTTTTTCGAATTCTTTCCGGGAAACGAACTCAAT
This window harbors:
- a CDS encoding GNAT family N-acetyltransferase, giving the protein MATIETARLLLRGWRDEDLEPWIAMNADPRVSEFFGRVYSRARSLSQASEMRERLEARGYGWWVVQARSGPSFVGVICLQEVPFEAPFTPAYEVGWRFGAESLGHGYATEGARGALDFAFESLHWREVVAFTAAPNLRSARVMQRLGMTHDPRDDFDHPRLEPGHPLRRHVLYRIRAGYAAHAC
- a CDS encoding methyltransferase domain-containing protein; translated protein: MAPGVVTPGRAPIEVWLETLRVLDLPDLRGKSVLDIGAYDGFFSFAAEGLGATRVVALDEYVWCTDMAAYMRDWRAARDSGSSVPSPRDSDYWRPSELPGKRPFDAAHRFFGSKVEPIVGDFMTVDPARLGQFDVVLFLGILYHMEDPLAAMRRVKEFMAPGGFLGIETEAMEIPGAPPAAFFEFFPGNELNSDASNWWAPNSQAIEGLVRAVGLGEFKLLRGPTPRSGLGALQARLGRKRTRFRAIASARKLV
- a CDS encoding NAD-dependent epimerase/dehydratase family protein is translated as MRSVLIAGAAGFIGSYLVDRYLAADWRVVGVDNLLTGNERNLDRARESDRFTLLRRDIAMENDDLAAAVEASGAAPELILHFASPASPIDYFEFPVETMAANSLGTLHCLQAVRRWGGRFLYASTSESYGDPLVHPQREDYWGNVNPVGPRSCYDESKRFGEALTMAFVRSADVNARIIRIFNTYGPRMRPNDGRVVSNFIVQALRGEPLTIYGDGSQTRSFCYVDDLVEGIVRCAASEKTRGRVVNLGNPEEHTMAELATLASELAGVPLSIERQPAREDDPARRRPDIGLARELLDWEPRISCTDGLRRTVDAFRSADGLTSSHSPLCRSGDRTAP